The Streptomyces sp. NBC_01255 genome window below encodes:
- a CDS encoding acyl-CoA mutase large subunit family protein: MDAHGIEEGRRRWQARYDKARKRDADFTTLSGDAVEPVYGPRPGDTYEGFERIGWPGEYPYTRGLHATGYRGRTWTIRQFAGFGNAEQTNERYKMILEAGGGGLSVAFDMPTLMGRDSDDPKALGEVGHCGVAIDSAADMEVLFKDIPLGDVTTSMTISGPAVPVFCMYLVAAERQGVDPAVLNGTLQTDIFKEYIAQKEWLFEPEPHLRLIGDLMEHCAEGIPAYKPLSVSGYHIREAGATAAQELAYTLADGFGYVELGLSRGLDVDVFAPGLSFFFDAHLDFFEEIAKFRAARRIWARWMKEVYGAKTDKAQWLRFHTQTAGVSLTAQQPYNNVVRTAVEALSAVLGGTNSLHTNALDETLALPSAQAAEIALRTQQVLMEETGVANVADPLGGSWYVEQLTDRIEADAERIFDQIKERGWRAHPDGQHPIGPITSGILRGIEDGWFTGEIAESAFQYQQSLEKGDKRVVGVNCAHGSVTGDLEILRVSHEVEWEQVRVLGERKARRDDAKVRASLDAMLAAARDGSNMIVPMLEAVRAEATLGEICDALRDEWGIYTEPPGF; encoded by the coding sequence ATGGACGCTCACGGCATCGAGGAAGGCCGCCGTCGCTGGCAGGCCCGTTACGACAAGGCCCGCAAGCGGGACGCGGACTTCACCACGCTCTCCGGCGACGCCGTGGAGCCCGTCTACGGGCCCCGGCCCGGCGACACCTACGAGGGGTTCGAGCGCATCGGCTGGCCCGGCGAGTACCCCTACACCCGGGGACTCCACGCGACCGGCTACCGGGGCCGGACCTGGACCATCCGCCAGTTCGCGGGCTTCGGCAACGCCGAGCAGACCAACGAGCGGTACAAGATGATCCTGGAGGCCGGCGGCGGCGGCCTCTCCGTCGCCTTCGACATGCCGACCCTCATGGGCCGCGACTCCGACGACCCGAAGGCGCTCGGCGAGGTCGGCCACTGCGGTGTCGCCATCGACTCCGCCGCCGACATGGAGGTCCTCTTCAAGGACATCCCGCTCGGCGACGTCACCACCTCGATGACCATCTCCGGGCCCGCCGTGCCCGTCTTCTGCATGTACCTGGTCGCCGCCGAGCGCCAGGGCGTCGACCCGGCCGTGCTCAACGGCACGCTCCAGACCGACATCTTCAAGGAGTACATCGCGCAGAAGGAGTGGCTCTTCGAGCCCGAGCCCCATCTGCGCCTCATCGGCGACCTGATGGAGCACTGCGCGGAGGGCATCCCCGCGTACAAGCCGCTCTCCGTCTCCGGCTACCACATCCGCGAGGCCGGGGCGACGGCCGCGCAGGAGCTCGCGTACACCCTCGCCGACGGCTTCGGCTACGTGGAGCTGGGCCTCTCGCGCGGCCTCGACGTCGACGTCTTCGCCCCCGGCCTCTCCTTCTTCTTCGACGCCCACCTCGACTTCTTCGAGGAGATCGCCAAGTTCCGCGCCGCCCGCCGGATCTGGGCGCGCTGGATGAAGGAGGTCTACGGCGCCAAGACCGACAAGGCGCAGTGGCTCCGCTTCCACACCCAGACCGCCGGTGTCTCCCTCACCGCCCAGCAGCCGTACAACAACGTCGTCCGTACGGCGGTCGAGGCCCTCTCCGCCGTCCTCGGCGGCACCAACTCCCTCCACACCAACGCCCTCGACGAGACGCTCGCGCTGCCCAGCGCGCAGGCCGCCGAGATCGCACTCCGCACACAGCAGGTGCTGATGGAGGAGACGGGCGTGGCCAACGTGGCCGACCCGCTGGGCGGCTCCTGGTACGTCGAGCAGCTCACCGACCGCATCGAGGCCGACGCCGAGCGGATCTTCGACCAGATCAAGGAGCGCGGCTGGCGCGCCCACCCGGACGGGCAGCACCCGATCGGGCCGATCACCTCGGGCATCCTGCGCGGGATCGAGGACGGCTGGTTCACCGGCGAGATCGCCGAGTCCGCCTTCCAGTACCAGCAGTCCCTGGAGAAGGGCGACAAGCGGGTCGTCGGCGTCAATTGCGCCCACGGCTCCGTCACCGGCGACCTGGAGATCCTGCGGGTCAGCCACGAGGTCGAGTGGGAGCAGGTCCGGGTCCTCGGCGAGCGCAAGGCGCGCCGTGACGACGCCAAGGTCCGCGCCTCGCTCGACGCGATGCTCGCGGCGGCCCGGGACGGCTCGAACATGATCGTCCCGATGCTGGAGGCCGTACGCGCGGAGGCCACCCTCGGCGAGATCTGCGACGCCCTGCGCGACGAGTGGGGCATCTACACGGAGCCCCCGGGCTTCTAA
- a CDS encoding DUF3817 domain-containing protein, which yields MKSSVLTRYRVMAYVTAVMLLVLCTCMIFKYGFDMGEDVTFAVSQAHGVLYIIYLVFAFDLGSKAKWPFGKLLWVLLSGTIPFAAFFVERKVVRETLPLVTDASPAAVKA from the coding sequence ATGAAATCCAGCGTGCTGACCCGTTACCGCGTCATGGCCTACGTGACCGCCGTCATGCTGCTCGTGCTGTGCACCTGCATGATCTTCAAGTACGGGTTCGACATGGGCGAGGACGTGACCTTCGCGGTCTCCCAGGCCCACGGCGTCCTCTACATCATCTACCTCGTCTTCGCCTTCGACCTGGGCTCCAAGGCCAAGTGGCCGTTCGGCAAGCTCCTGTGGGTGCTGCTCTCCGGGACGATTCCCTTCGCCGCCTTCTTCGTCGAGCGCAAGGTCGTCCGCGAGACGTTGCCGCTGGTCACGGACGCTTCCCCGGCCGCCGTCAAGGCCTGA
- a CDS encoding MarR family winged helix-turn-helix transcriptional regulator encodes MPKPLSLPFDPIARADELWQKRWGPVPSMAAITSIMRAQQILLAEVDAVVKPYGLTFARYEALVLLTFSKAGELPMSKIGERLMVHPTSVTNTVDRLVKSGLVAKRPNPNDGRGTLATITEKGREVVESATRDLMDMEFGLGAYDAEECGEIFAMLRPLRVSAHDFDES; translated from the coding sequence GTGCCGAAGCCGCTCAGTCTCCCCTTCGACCCCATCGCCCGCGCCGACGAACTCTGGCAGAAGCGCTGGGGCCCGGTCCCCTCGATGGCCGCGATCACCTCGATCATGCGCGCCCAGCAGATCCTGCTCGCGGAGGTCGACGCCGTCGTCAAGCCGTACGGGCTGACCTTCGCGCGGTACGAGGCCCTGGTCCTGCTCACCTTCTCCAAGGCGGGCGAGCTGCCGATGTCCAAGATCGGCGAGCGGCTGATGGTGCACCCCACCTCGGTGACGAACACGGTGGACCGGCTCGTGAAGTCCGGTCTCGTCGCCAAGCGCCCGAACCCCAACGACGGCCGGGGCACCCTCGCGACCATCACCGAGAAGGGGCGCGAGGTGGTCGAGTCCGCGACCCGCGACCTGATGGACATGGAGTTCGGGCTCGGTGCGTACGACGCCGAGGAATGCGGCGAGATCTTCGCGATGCTCCGCCCGCTGCGGGTGAGCGCGCACGATTTCGACGAGAGCTGA
- a CDS encoding MFS transporter: protein MFRVREFRFVFVAHLFSLLGVVVSELALTVLVYDLTRSPLLSSLTFALGFLPYLLGGTLLAGLTDRLPPRRILVVCDLVCAACVAVMVVPATPVAVLLALRCAIAVVSPVFNGTRMATLADILGEGDLFVLGRSLLRIVSQSALLTGFAVGGVLLTVVPPRGALAVTAVTFLASALLLRLGTVRRPARAAGKAAASGLSGTLAVLRNRRVRALMVMFWVPPLFAVVPEALAAPYADEIGVSTAALGLLMCALPVGTIAGELFAGSFLSAATRSRIVLPLAVTGVLPYLLYAPEPGVALAVVALFLAGATGAYTLGLDAWFVAAVPEAQRGRAMTLMTAGMMTVQGIGMAGAGIAAEFAPVHTVVAGTGVVGTLCLLAAAAELKSSGATEK, encoded by the coding sequence GTGTTCCGGGTGCGGGAGTTCCGGTTCGTCTTCGTGGCGCACCTCTTCTCGCTCCTCGGGGTCGTCGTCAGCGAGCTGGCCCTCACCGTGCTCGTCTACGACCTCACCCGCTCCCCGCTCCTCTCCTCCCTCACCTTCGCCCTCGGCTTCCTCCCCTACCTCCTCGGCGGCACCCTCCTCGCCGGCCTCACCGACCGCCTCCCGCCCCGCCGGATCCTCGTCGTCTGCGACCTCGTCTGCGCCGCCTGCGTCGCCGTGATGGTCGTCCCCGCGACCCCCGTCGCCGTCCTGCTCGCCCTGCGCTGCGCCATCGCCGTCGTCTCGCCGGTCTTCAACGGCACCCGGATGGCGACCCTCGCCGACATCCTCGGCGAGGGCGACCTCTTCGTCCTCGGCCGCTCGCTCCTGCGGATCGTCTCGCAGAGCGCCCTGCTCACCGGCTTCGCCGTCGGCGGCGTCCTCCTCACCGTCGTCCCGCCGCGCGGCGCCCTCGCCGTCACCGCCGTCACCTTCCTCGCCTCGGCGCTGCTGCTCCGGCTCGGCACCGTCCGCCGTCCGGCCCGCGCCGCCGGGAAGGCGGCCGCGAGCGGGCTCTCCGGCACCTTGGCCGTCCTGCGGAACCGGCGCGTGCGCGCCCTGATGGTGATGTTCTGGGTGCCGCCGCTCTTCGCCGTCGTACCGGAGGCGCTTGCAGCCCCCTACGCCGACGAGATCGGCGTCTCGACGGCCGCCCTCGGTCTGCTGATGTGCGCGCTGCCGGTCGGCACGATCGCGGGCGAGCTGTTCGCCGGTTCGTTCCTCTCCGCCGCGACCCGCTCCCGGATCGTGCTCCCGCTCGCGGTGACGGGCGTCCTCCCGTATCTCCTGTACGCCCCCGAGCCCGGCGTCGCCCTCGCGGTCGTCGCGCTTTTCCTGGCGGGCGCCACCGGCGCGTACACGCTCGGTCTCGACGCCTGGTTCGTCGCCGCCGTCCCCGAGGCGCAGCGGGGGAGGGCCATGACCCTGATGACGGCGGGGATGATGACCGTCCAGGGGATCGGCATGGCGGGAGCCGGGATCGCGGCCGAGTTCGCCCCCGTGCACACGGTCGTCGCGGGCACGGGCGTCGTCGGCACACTCTGCCTCCTCGCCGCGGCGGCGGAGCTCAAGTCCTCCGGGGCGACCGAGAAATGA
- a CDS encoding ArsR/SmtB family transcription factor has product MPYHLRFGEADPLRIRFAISPLWETHSAVRVLARPGKQSYHLPWMRRIAGAARDLDLGPLQLLMPLRGHSPDFLYPPPIGPVATFDEEIAAVRETDPALALVDFERALAETPGAAGTEEGRRLLADPADGVRRLTVLLEAAWAVLIAPEWPRLRALLEADVAYHSRRLAEGGLERLLGELHPAFAWAAETATLQVAYAGEHDRPLDGQGLVLMPSVFTWPDVVSGFDPPWQPTVVYPARGIGGLWAEPRERTPEVLARLLGRARADVLCALDEPTGTTALAHRLGLAPSTVSSHLSVLRDAGLLASRRYGHQVLYERTPLGIAVSQPGTD; this is encoded by the coding sequence GTGCCGTACCACCTGCGCTTCGGCGAGGCCGACCCGCTGCGGATCCGGTTCGCGATCTCGCCGCTCTGGGAGACGCACTCCGCCGTGCGGGTCCTCGCGCGGCCCGGGAAGCAGAGCTACCACCTTCCGTGGATGCGGCGGATCGCGGGCGCCGCGCGGGATCTCGACCTCGGGCCGCTCCAGCTCCTCATGCCGCTCCGCGGGCACAGCCCGGACTTCCTCTATCCGCCGCCGATCGGGCCCGTCGCCACCTTCGACGAGGAGATCGCCGCGGTACGGGAGACCGACCCGGCCCTCGCGCTCGTCGACTTCGAGCGGGCGCTCGCCGAGACCCCGGGGGCAGCCGGTACGGAGGAGGGCCGGCGGCTGCTCGCCGATCCGGCCGACGGGGTGCGGCGGCTGACCGTCCTCCTGGAGGCGGCCTGGGCGGTGCTGATCGCTCCCGAGTGGCCCCGGCTGCGGGCGCTCCTGGAGGCGGACGTGGCGTACCACTCGCGCCGGCTCGCGGAGGGCGGGCTCGAACGGCTCCTGGGCGAGCTGCACCCGGCCTTCGCCTGGGCCGCCGAGACCGCCACCCTCCAGGTCGCCTACGCCGGGGAGCACGACCGTCCGCTGGACGGGCAGGGGCTCGTCCTCATGCCGTCGGTCTTCACCTGGCCCGATGTGGTGAGCGGCTTCGATCCGCCGTGGCAGCCGACCGTGGTGTATCCGGCGCGCGGGATCGGCGGGCTGTGGGCCGAGCCCCGGGAGCGTACGCCCGAGGTGCTGGCCCGGCTGCTCGGCCGCGCCCGGGCGGACGTCCTGTGCGCCCTGGACGAGCCGACGGGGACGACGGCGCTCGCGCACCGGCTGGGCCTCGCGCCCTCCACCGTCTCCTCGCACTTGTCGGTGCTGCGGGACGCGGGGCTGCTCGCCTCCCGGCGGTACGGCCACCAGGTGCTGTACGAGCGGACGCCCCTCGGGATCGCGGTGTCGCAGCCCGGAACCGACTGA
- a CDS encoding glycoside hydrolase family 6 protein codes for MAPIVLNPVPVRPAVPDPGGRLSRRTVTAAALTLVSALLLTGCSGDEPPKTPVGPPSAAGEASGEAPAPSAGSPFWVDPESDAAKQVRTYEAQGRTEDAEVLKRIAERPVADWPAGDDPVPEVTRAVRGAAAEGRTPVFVAYNIPHRDCGMYSAGGSHDARAYRNWVDSFASAIGDSPAIVVLEPDAVPHIVDGCTPAQYHDERYGLLAEAIERLKRQPRTRVYLDAGNPAWIDDPGKLVEPLRRAGVARADGFSLNVSNFQTNDTVKGFGSTLSGLLGGAHFTVDTSRNGDGPLPGDRAEAWCNPPGRALGVPPTDRTGDELVDAYLWIKRPGDSDGQCRGGPAAGTWWPEYALGLARRAKA; via the coding sequence ATGGCGCCGATTGTCCTGAACCCCGTACCCGTACGCCCCGCCGTACCCGACCCTGGGGGCCGGTTGTCCCGCCGCACCGTCACCGCCGCCGCCCTGACCCTCGTCTCCGCGCTGCTTCTGACCGGATGCTCCGGCGACGAGCCCCCGAAGACTCCCGTCGGCCCGCCCTCCGCGGCCGGTGAGGCCTCGGGCGAGGCGCCGGCGCCCTCCGCCGGTTCGCCGTTCTGGGTCGACCCGGAGAGCGACGCGGCGAAGCAGGTCAGGACGTACGAGGCGCAGGGCAGGACCGAGGACGCCGAGGTCCTGAAGCGGATCGCGGAGCGGCCGGTCGCGGACTGGCCGGCGGGGGACGACCCCGTCCCCGAGGTCACGCGCGCGGTCAGGGGCGCGGCGGCCGAGGGCCGGACCCCGGTCTTCGTCGCGTACAACATCCCCCACCGTGACTGCGGGATGTACTCGGCGGGCGGCTCGCACGACGCGCGGGCCTACCGGAACTGGGTCGACTCCTTCGCCTCCGCGATCGGCGACTCCCCCGCGATCGTCGTCCTGGAGCCGGACGCGGTGCCGCACATCGTGGACGGCTGCACCCCGGCCCAGTACCACGACGAGCGCTACGGGCTGCTCGCCGAGGCGATCGAGCGGCTCAAGCGGCAGCCGCGCACCCGGGTCTACCTGGACGCGGGCAATCCGGCGTGGATCGACGACCCGGGCAAGCTGGTGGAGCCGCTGCGCCGGGCGGGCGTCGCCCGCGCCGACGGCTTCTCGCTCAACGTCTCCAACTTCCAGACGAACGACACGGTGAAGGGCTTCGGCTCGACGCTGTCGGGGCTGCTCGGCGGCGCCCACTTCACGGTGGACACCAGCCGCAACGGCGACGGCCCCCTCCCGGGTGACCGGGCGGAGGCCTGGTGCAATCCGCCGGGCCGGGCCCTCGGCGTACCGCCGACGGACCGGACCGGGGACGAGCTGGTCGACGCCTATCTGTGGATCAAGCGCCCCGGCGACTCGGACGGTCAGTGCCGGGGCGGCCCGGCCGCCGGGACGTGGTGGCCGGAGTACGCCCTGGGCCTCGCCCGCCGCGCCAAGGCCTGA
- a CDS encoding kelch motif-containing protein, with amino-acid sequence MAHRPSKKFKKTLLGSGAVVLLAALNAPAAVSFAEEKYHAYKIAQPGYKKQFGSWAEVEVPDEYRVNAIHAALLHTGKVLLIAGSGNDQKNFDAGTFETVLWDPAKNTFKKIPTPVDFFCSGHTQLPDGRLLVAGGTARYEVLDGGVEKAGGGMRVKNESPDKAVTLKKGTVFRSPSGVEYVSKFDVTVPKAKREFEVSYFKSGQMKPWKTKVTAAEARVFVEARKAGPQALTTEAAQYEVVGLKGEAADNVYGLAQKLTTEKQDFQGIKGAYEFDPRAEKYIPVDPMKDARWYPTLLTLADGKVLAVSGLNDVGDVVPGDNEIYDPKTKKWSKGPFRYFPTYPSLFLTKGGKVLYTGSNAGYGPAEKGREPGLWDLKKNSFTKLGGLTDPDQLETSASLMLPPVQSQKVMVLGGGGVGESPKSTARTSIVDLSQDSPVFTDGPALPQGTRYLSSVLLPDDTVFTSGGSEQYRGRSGSDILKAQFYDPKANAFAEAAEPTVGRNYHSEALLLPDGRVATFGSDPLFDDKDNTKLGTFEQRIEVFTPPYLHQAGTDRPALGEGPRELDQNGRATFRTADAGRIVKARLMRPSAVTHTTDVEQRSVEVGLTKGQDGKSVTVDVPQDRTLVPPGWYMLFVTDADGIPSEAKWIQVG; translated from the coding sequence ATGGCCCACCGGCCGTCGAAGAAGTTCAAGAAGACCCTGCTTGGCAGCGGGGCCGTCGTGCTTCTCGCCGCGCTCAACGCCCCCGCCGCCGTCTCCTTCGCGGAGGAGAAGTACCACGCGTACAAGATCGCCCAGCCCGGCTACAAGAAGCAGTTCGGCTCCTGGGCGGAGGTGGAGGTCCCCGACGAGTACCGCGTCAACGCCATCCACGCGGCCCTCCTGCACACCGGGAAGGTGCTGCTGATCGCCGGCTCGGGCAACGACCAGAAGAACTTCGACGCCGGGACCTTCGAGACCGTCCTCTGGGACCCCGCGAAGAACACCTTCAAGAAGATCCCCACCCCGGTGGACTTCTTCTGCTCCGGCCACACCCAGCTCCCCGACGGGCGGCTGCTCGTCGCCGGCGGCACCGCCCGGTACGAGGTCCTCGACGGCGGCGTCGAGAAGGCCGGCGGCGGCATGCGGGTCAAGAACGAGAGCCCCGACAAGGCGGTCACCCTGAAGAAGGGCACCGTCTTCCGCTCCCCGTCCGGGGTCGAGTACGTCTCCAAGTTCGACGTCACCGTCCCCAAGGCCAAGCGCGAGTTCGAGGTCTCGTACTTCAAGAGCGGCCAGATGAAGCCGTGGAAGACCAAGGTCACGGCGGCGGAGGCGCGGGTCTTCGTCGAGGCGCGGAAGGCCGGTCCGCAGGCCCTCACCACCGAGGCCGCGCAGTACGAGGTCGTCGGCCTCAAGGGCGAGGCGGCCGACAACGTCTACGGGCTCGCGCAGAAGCTCACCACCGAGAAGCAGGACTTCCAGGGCATCAAGGGCGCCTACGAGTTCGACCCCCGGGCCGAGAAGTACATCCCGGTGGACCCCATGAAGGACGCCCGCTGGTACCCCACCCTCCTCACCCTCGCCGACGGCAAGGTCCTCGCCGTCTCCGGGCTCAACGACGTCGGCGACGTCGTCCCCGGCGACAACGAGATCTACGACCCGAAGACCAAGAAGTGGTCCAAGGGCCCCTTCCGCTACTTCCCCACCTACCCCTCCCTCTTCCTCACCAAGGGCGGCAAGGTCCTCTACACCGGCTCCAACGCCGGCTACGGCCCCGCCGAGAAGGGCCGCGAACCCGGACTGTGGGACCTGAAGAAGAACTCCTTCACCAAGCTCGGCGGGCTCACCGACCCCGACCAGCTGGAGACCTCCGCCTCCCTGATGCTGCCGCCCGTCCAGAGCCAGAAGGTCATGGTCCTCGGCGGCGGCGGGGTCGGCGAGTCCCCGAAGTCCACTGCCCGCACCTCGATCGTCGACCTCTCCCAGGACAGTCCCGTCTTCACCGACGGGCCCGCGCTCCCGCAGGGCACCCGCTACCTCAGCAGCGTCCTGCTGCCCGACGACACCGTCTTCACCAGCGGCGGATCCGAGCAGTACCGGGGCCGCAGCGGCAGCGACATCCTCAAGGCGCAGTTCTACGACCCGAAGGCCAACGCCTTCGCCGAGGCCGCGGAACCCACCGTCGGCCGCAACTACCACTCCGAGGCGCTGCTGCTCCCCGACGGCCGGGTCGCGACCTTCGGCTCCGACCCGCTCTTCGACGACAAGGACAACACCAAGCTCGGTACGTTCGAGCAGCGCATCGAGGTCTTCACCCCGCCCTACCTCCACCAGGCGGGCACCGACCGGCCCGCCCTGGGCGAGGGCCCGCGGGAGCTCGACCAGAACGGCCGCGCCACCTTCAGGACCGCCGACGCCGGGCGGATCGTCAAGGCCCGGCTGATGCGGCCCAGCGCCGTCACCCACACGACGGACGTCGAACAGCGCTCGGTGGAGGTCGGCCTGACGAAGGGGCAGGACGGGAAGTCGGTCACCGTCGACGTACCGCAGGACCGCACGCTCGTGCCGCCCGGCTGGTACATGCTCTTCGTGACGGACGCGGACGGCATCCCGAGCGAGGCGAAGTGGATCCAGGTGGGGTGA
- a CDS encoding glycosyltransferase family 2 protein, translating into MSPFVVISTRSTTAGGTVRPGGYDYDTYSRLAGPLTEPDPAAYTVQYRSLLAKEPHRIRAVLLMCLAPLLSALLLAYLVWPSHWTVREGGDRWLVHLDTVMLVSIGLICFFMLVNVTSIAHATMVARDPIPVRAEPGTRVAFLTTYVPGKEPLSMVRATLEGAVRLRHDGPLDVWLLDEGDSAEAKALCAELGVRHFTRAGVPEWNRKKGVHKAKTKHGNYNAWLAMHGDAYDFFASVDTDHVPLPNFLERMLGYFRDPDIAFVVGPQVYGNYTNIVTKAAESQQFLFHALIQRAGNRYRAPMFVGTNNVVRISALKQIGGLYDSITEDMATGFELHRRKNPRTGHFWRSVYTPDVLAVGEGPASWSDFFTQQLRWSRGTYETIVKQFWKAPFRTPPGRFLNYTLMLVYYPMTAVNWFVGILSGVLYLWFGASGTQVSTSVWLMIYSDAVALQIGLYLWNRRHNVSPHEPEGSGGLAGMAMSALSAPIYLKSLGSAVLRTRGRFVVTPKGGEASPDRIATFRIHLYWAAILVASLVASVHYGHTHAAMRTWASLALVVALAPVTLWAWTTVRARRVQRVRDRARARARSRGLADAREAVTVLPAAVPPTPAAPAPTTTGGN; encoded by the coding sequence ATGTCCCCTTTTGTTGTGATATCGACCCGTTCGACGACAGCTGGAGGCACCGTGCGGCCGGGAGGCTACGACTACGACACCTACAGCCGACTCGCCGGTCCGCTGACGGAACCGGACCCGGCGGCCTACACGGTGCAGTACCGAAGTCTGCTCGCGAAGGAGCCGCACCGAATACGAGCCGTCCTGCTCATGTGCCTCGCACCGCTCCTGTCGGCGCTGCTCCTCGCCTATCTCGTCTGGCCGAGCCACTGGACCGTCCGCGAGGGCGGCGACCGCTGGCTCGTCCACCTCGACACCGTGATGCTCGTGTCGATCGGCCTCATCTGCTTCTTCATGCTGGTGAACGTCACGTCGATCGCCCACGCCACCATGGTCGCCCGCGACCCGATACCCGTCCGCGCCGAGCCGGGCACCCGCGTCGCCTTCCTCACCACGTACGTCCCGGGCAAGGAACCGCTCTCCATGGTCCGCGCCACCCTCGAAGGCGCCGTCCGGCTGCGGCACGACGGACCCCTTGACGTCTGGCTCCTCGACGAGGGCGACTCCGCCGAGGCCAAGGCGCTCTGCGCCGAGCTCGGCGTACGCCACTTCACCCGCGCCGGCGTCCCCGAGTGGAACCGCAAGAAGGGCGTGCACAAGGCGAAGACCAAGCACGGCAACTACAACGCCTGGCTCGCCATGCACGGAGACGCCTACGACTTCTTCGCCTCCGTCGACACCGACCACGTCCCGCTCCCCAACTTCCTGGAGCGGATGCTCGGCTACTTCCGCGACCCCGACATCGCCTTCGTCGTCGGACCGCAGGTGTACGGCAACTACACCAACATCGTCACCAAGGCCGCCGAGTCGCAGCAGTTCCTCTTCCACGCCCTCATCCAGCGGGCCGGGAACCGCTACCGCGCGCCCATGTTCGTCGGCACGAACAACGTCGTCCGGATCTCCGCCCTCAAGCAGATCGGCGGCCTGTACGACTCCATCACCGAGGACATGGCCACCGGCTTCGAACTGCACCGCAGGAAGAACCCGCGCACCGGCCACTTCTGGCGCTCCGTCTACACCCCCGACGTGCTCGCCGTCGGCGAGGGCCCCGCCTCATGGTCCGACTTCTTCACCCAGCAGCTGCGGTGGTCCCGGGGCACGTACGAGACGATCGTCAAGCAGTTCTGGAAGGCGCCCTTCCGCACTCCGCCGGGCCGCTTCCTCAACTACACGCTGATGCTCGTCTACTACCCGATGACGGCCGTCAACTGGTTCGTGGGCATCCTCAGCGGTGTCCTCTACCTCTGGTTCGGCGCCTCCGGCACCCAGGTCTCCACCTCGGTGTGGCTGATGATCTACAGCGACGCCGTCGCCCTCCAGATCGGGCTCTACCTGTGGAACCGGCGGCACAACGTCTCGCCCCACGAGCCCGAGGGCTCCGGCGGCCTCGCCGGCATGGCGATGTCCGCGCTCTCCGCGCCCATCTACCTCAAGTCCCTCGGCTCGGCGGTCCTGCGCACCCGCGGCCGCTTCGTCGTGACCCCCAAGGGCGGCGAGGCCAGCCCCGACCGGATCGCCACCTTCCGTATCCACCTCTACTGGGCGGCGATCCTCGTCGCCTCGCTCGTGGCCTCCGTCCACTACGGCCACACCCACGCGGCCATGCGCACCTGGGCGTCCCTCGCCCTCGTCGTCGCCCTGGCCCCGGTCACCCTCTGGGCGTGGACGACGGTACGGGCCCGGCGCGTGCAGCGCGTCCGGGACCGCGCGAGGGCCCGCGCCCGCAGCCGCGGCCTCGCCGACGCCCGCGAAGCGGTCACGGTCCTCCCGGCCGCCGTCCCGCCCACGCCGGCCGCACCGGCTCCGACGACGACCGGAGGGAATTGA
- a CDS encoding TetR/AcrR family transcriptional regulator has product MSGKVAGGPKGQDARSQETRDKLLEGALRTLVEQGIAKASARAIATTAGVNQALVFYHFGSVDELLSAACRHGAELRVARHRERLRSVGSLSELLAFGREMHAEERDAGHVAVLGQLLAGAQTHPRLAPATAAGLDLWIAEIEQVLVRVLAGTPLDGFTDPAGLARAVAASFVGLELYEGVDPAGAEAALAALEQLGALMAAVEELNPVARKAVTYTLRRQGARSR; this is encoded by the coding sequence GTGAGCGGGAAGGTCGCCGGCGGGCCGAAAGGCCAGGACGCGCGGAGCCAGGAGACCCGGGACAAGCTGCTCGAAGGCGCCCTGCGCACCCTCGTCGAGCAGGGCATCGCCAAGGCCTCCGCGCGGGCCATCGCGACCACCGCCGGAGTCAACCAGGCCCTGGTCTTCTACCACTTCGGTTCTGTCGACGAGCTGCTCTCCGCCGCCTGCCGGCACGGCGCGGAACTGCGGGTCGCCCGCCACCGCGAGCGGCTCCGCTCCGTCGGCAGCCTCTCCGAGCTGCTCGCCTTCGGGCGCGAGATGCATGCCGAGGAGCGGGACGCCGGGCACGTGGCCGTCCTCGGCCAGCTGCTCGCCGGGGCCCAGACGCACCCCCGGCTCGCCCCGGCCACCGCCGCCGGGCTCGACCTGTGGATCGCCGAGATCGAGCAGGTCCTCGTCCGGGTCCTCGCCGGGACCCCGCTCGACGGGTTCACGGACCCCGCCGGGCTCGCCCGCGCGGTCGCCGCCTCCTTCGTCGGCCTCGAACTCTACGAGGGCGTCGACCCGGCCGGCGCGGAGGCGGCGCTCGCCGCCCTGGAGCAGCTCGGCGCCCTGATGGCCGCCGTCGAGGAGCTGAACCCGGTCGCCCGGAAGGCCGTCACGTACACCCTGCGTCGACAGGGCGCTCGCAGCCGGTAA